The Panicum virgatum strain AP13 chromosome 6K, P.virgatum_v5, whole genome shotgun sequence nucleotide sequence CTATGATGAAAGCTTGGAATGGGAAACAAAGTTTTAATTTGTGCTGCAGTATGTCATCTCTAATACAATGATAAATATGCAGTTCGTTTCTCTGAGGAAATTATATATCTTATTGACATGCAAAGGAGGATGGAATATTCCTTGGATTCCTCCGATTCCTTTTACTTTGTCTTGCCTTTTCGTTTATTTATGATGTCATTGCCATGCCGTGATTACTCAGGTTTTGTATTTTCTCTCCTAGTGCGATGTGTTGGTCCCTTGTCCATCCTATTTTTCATCTGTGTCATTGATTGTGTCTCGGCCAAACTCAACTGTAAATGTACCAAATTGGGCGGAAATTGGTCAGATTCAGCCATAGCTCAAAGAAAACATAGGATCAAACAAGTGAGGAGTAGTATCGTGCCTCGAGCTGGGATTCTGGTAACTTCAGTAAAATGGTTGGTTGCTGCTAATTTGCAAATCTTGCCATGGATTGAATCGTCCATTAGCATCAGATTGACAGATTTTTTTGCAACCCTTGCAAAAGTCGGAAAACCATAGTCTATTACTAGTGCGGTCACTTCATTGATATTTGTTCAACCTAAGTAATTGAGCTGGTTGTTCCTCAGTGTATTATTGAAATCATTGACGCTGTTGCTTTATGAAGTGATCTTTTCGCCTTTACTTTCTAAACCAACTTGCTGACCCCTGTGACCACTTTACATTCGGTTATGTTTGTTAGAATGTTAACTCCAAACACCATACATTCAGTTATGGACTCCACACCATACATTCAGTTATGGACTCGACACCAAACTTTCATTTATGGACTCAATAACCAAACAATATTGTTGCTAAACATGAATTTACAGATGTTAAACTGTAGCACTCAATATCCATTCATTCATTAGAAATTAACAATTCAGGTTTTGACAAGATATAAATGTTATATCTGCTATGTTGCCTATTGGTTCTCCCTGAACAGAAGTGGACACTACCAATATTGTTTCGTTCTGTACTTAATATATCATCCTGTTCATGTAGATACCCCTTGGAGTAGTTTTGGCAATCCCGCCATTTAACTATCCTGTCAACCTAGCAGTTTCTAAGATTGGCCCAGCACTAATAGCTGGCAATTCTCTTGTGCTCAAGCCTCCAACTCAGGTATGTGATTACTTTTAGTTAACCTTTATCTCCTTCCTGAGTGCTTTTGAAGTAAAATAGATGCTTATATGAAGTACTATTGTTCGATAGGGTGCAGTGGCTGCGCTTCATATGGTACACTGCTTCCACCTGGCTGGTTTCCCGAAAGGCTTGATTAGTTGTGTGACTGGGAAAGGTTCTGAAATAGGTGATTTTCTTACAATGCATCCTGGAGTCAACTGCATAAGGTAAGTACCAGTAGCGCTTGTTGATAGTTGATATCTTCAGTTTCAGTGAGACAACCTTATTTGTTTCTTTGCTTCTTAGTTTTACTGGAGGTGATACTGGTATAGCCATTTCAAAGAAGGCTGGAATGGTCCCTCTTCAAATGGAGCTTGGAGGGAAAGATGCTTGCATCGTGCTAGAGGATGCAGATCTCGACTTAGTTGCTGCAAATATAGTAAAGGGTGGCTTCTCGTACAGGTACTGAATAATGATGTCTGACATTTATAAAGCAAAATACACATTTATATCACCACTTCATTTGATCCATCGGACAGTCAGACTTGTTGACATCTGCTCATCAACATTCCATATAAGCGTGAAAGTAACAATTGGAAATTAATAAAAGCTTTTAGCTAACTCAACATTGTATGTTGTATCCAAGTTGGTTTCTTATTACTATTATCGTTTCAATGGAGACCAGTCTTACTTCTGACGTGAATAACATACTCTCCCATCTTTGTTAATTTttaatacaacaacaacaacatagccttttttcccaagcaagttggggtaggctagagatgaaacccgaaagaaataagttcaaagttcaggcacattgatagctagtctccaagtgctcctatccaaagctatctctttagagatattccaatccttaaggtctctcttaaccgactcatcccacgtcagtttaggtctacctctacccctctttacattatcgacccgctcaaatATATTTTGATCACAGTGGCCAGAGGTGCACTGCTGTGAAAGTAGTGCTGATCATGGAATCAATAGCTGATGCCGTGGTAGAGAAGGTTAACGCCAAGTTGGCAAAACTGAAAGTTGGGCCACCTGAGGACGACTGTGATATCACCCCAGTTGTAACAGAATCCTCGGCCAACTTCATTGAAGGCCTGGTGATGGATGCAAAGGAGAAAGGAGCAACCTTCTGTCAGGAATACAGAAGAGAGGGCAACCTCATCTGGCCGTTGCTGCTGGATCATGTCCGTCCTGACATGAGGATTGCTTGGGAAGAACCTTTTGGCCCCATATTGCCTGTAATCAGGATCAACTCAGTTGAGGAGGGCATCCACCATTGCAACGCCAGCAACTTCGGCCTGCAGGTTTTTTTCCTTCCCTCCCCATTAGCAGCGTACCATTACCATTATCCAGCATCTTCAACTAATTATGTGTGCATGACCTGTTTCAGGGATGTGTTTTCACAAGAGACATCAACAAGGCAATCCTGATCAGTGATGCAATGGAGACTGGAACCGTTCAGATCAATTCTGCACCGGCTCGTGGACCTGACCATTTCCCCTTCCAGGTACTTGCTATCACGATTACAGTGGAATTGGAACAACCTGCTGTGACCATCAATTTGTGCCAAGGGGTTAATTTGCTCCAGGTTCTTATGTTTTCTCTGGATTGCAGGGTCTGAAGGATAGCGGCATTGGATCCCAGGGGATAACTAACAGCATAAACATGATGACCAAGGTGAAGAGCACTGTCATAAACCTGCCGTCACCATCCTACACCATGGGCTGAGATGTTCATGTAGAGGGGAGGAGCTGTATGTTTTATAGCCGCAAGAGGACCATGTAGAGAATTCAAATGTTCCGTAGGCACGTGAAATTTGTATGCTATTTGCACTTCAGTTCTGCGTGTACCAGATCTTTTCCATGAAGAATAAAGTGCATTAAAAGTATTTTATCCTGATGCTTTTTCACCGAGAAAATTTGTCTTTGATGCTATTTACATTGCTGGGCAAGATCAATTGAAAAGGGTGCATGCAACTGACAGCGCGATGAAGTAACAAAGAGAATGATAACAATAACTATTAAAAAATCAGCAAATTTGCGAGGAGTTGCCTGCAGACTTTTGGGAACTTGTTGAAACACGCTAGCGTATCTATATCATGATATACAAATGTATTAGAGAACCATACAAATGCTGCATGTTTGCAAATCTGTGTAAATACTCTAACAAGGTGTAAAGTCGAGAAAAAATGGCATTATTTTTCAGCAACCTTTAAGAAACAAtggtttttccttttttgccACACAATTTGGCATAGTAATTCGGTCAAAATTTGGGGTGTGCATCAATGGTGTTAGGAAGTGCCTTCTAAGTCATTTTATTGTTCGCCTGGCCAATGATACTCTAGTCAACAGTAGTCATGGCATCATGCATAATCTGGCATGAACTTCCGAAGGAATTTGATTGGTAGGGATTCCTCAGGTGCGAGCTCGTCAAATGGGACATAGTATCTCTCCTTGTCGTACACATGGCATCTAGTCAGTATCGTCTTCATCAATCGCCAATTCCAGTTGGCTTCATTGACATACTGCAAGCGGAAGGCATCAAGAGAAAATGAAGCGCAAAGAATCAGAGAGATCCACAGAGTTAGGAGAAATTCAAAGCACCTTGCCCCAGTTCTGTTTAATGGAGTCATAGGCAGCACGGAGGTTATAACTTGGAATTCTTGGAGAAATATGGTGTGGGACATGCACATTTATGTCATGGCAAAGGATCTCTATCCTGTAAAACTCAATTGGTCAGATAAAATTCCATTCAAGAGGCAACATGTTCCCATGATAATTTCACTAGATGTGATTTTGACTAGGTTAGCTCAAACAGAACAAAATTAGCACTTAAGCAACCATGATTCCTTTATCACAAAATATCCAAACAGCATTCTGTACTTGAGCTGAAACTTCACTGAACTATTTGCCTTTGTGAATAATTATAAACTAAGGCAATGTACAATTCCATTTGTCAAATAACTTTGTTAAAATAACGAGGGTTGATGGTTTACAAGCTCATTTGGCACATTCTACCAAATAAGATCTTTAATTTTGGCAAAGTATCTTAAATTTTGAAGGCGAGATGAAACGACAATTTATGATCAGTATCACTTTGTTGGCaacattttcaaatttcaaccACTTTCTGTTCAATAAGAATTATATTTtatggaaaaccttttgcgtTCCTATTTCCTACCATTGTTATCTCGATAGAGTCACATATGTCCAGTAAATAAAAGTTGCTCTTAGTGTGAATGCAATGCAACTGAAATACGCACCATTGAGGGTAGTTACAATGAACTGTGCCATTTAATTGAGCTTGTGCAGCATTCCACTCATCCGAGGATTTGAATGGTATATGGGGAGCCGTGTGATGTACCATTGTAAAAGTGCTCATCTGAAGAGGATCGTTTAAAGGATTATTAATAGTATACCTTCAATATACAAAGTACTAGATAGCGCAGGTATTTTATAGTATTGGACACCGATTATTAGCAATTTAGCTATGCACATTTCACGCTATCCATGCAGCTAATGCCAGGATACCAAAATATCATCTGGTTTATCACTGGAATTTAATCCATGTTAGTACAATAAATCCAACGTATGCTGTGATGAATTTTTCGCAGGGGTTTCCAAAAATGTCATGAATGAGACAATTCCTGGCAAATTCTGTTGCTAGTTACTGATTCTAACACTATAACTAAAGCAAAACAActgcatataaaaaaaattctaatttgAATGCCAAAAGGATAAGCAATGGCAGCTGGGATACAAAAGCCAGCAAATACTTTGATAAGTTGTGCAAAAGGACACCTCTTTCTAGACCATTTGACGCACTCTGATGAACAGTAATTTATAATTGTTAAGCATGAATAATTGAATCCACATAACTTCTCCacttaatttttataaaattatataaaaagagTCCAAGAACATGATAATTATTGCCATGGACTTTGACGTCATGTAGATTTCAACAAATGAAGGTGACAGGAAGTAGGAAATGTTAGATATTATAAAACACTATATTAGAGTTCAAGAGCTTGCCAACAGTTATCATGGACTTGGACACAACATATACTTCAACAATGATGGTGGGAATAAGGAATTTTACCCAAAAATGATAAACCATCCATGGCATAAACCAGAACTTAAACCATCCAGCCAGTCCTGATTTGAGAATGATCAAAGGCCATCCAATTGCCATGAATGCAAACACACATGCTAAGCTTATCTTAACCCTTGGAACTTCATTTGGTCTGAATTTTTTTAGATCAAAGTGCCAAATCAACCTGAGACAGGTGACCAATAGTTAGCATAAATATTGTATACTGGAGCAGTTCGTCCTGCAATACAGAAAAGATTGAGAAAGAAATACCAGTGAGCAATTGACATCCATGGCCTGATAGGGCCATAGCCAAAAATAATAGCCTTCCTCAGAAGAGGTGATGATTCAATTTCCTTTTGCCAAACAGGTTGCCACGCGGTATCTTCTATCAACCTGGACATTATGCGAAAGGTAAATATTCCGAATGACAAATTATGTCCTAGCTGGAAATTTTCCAGGCTTTCGTGTTAAAATGTGAGTACACAATGTCATCCATATTCCCACAAACAATACACAATATTAAAGAGTTCTATAAGTTACACTATGATATACAAATAATCTGCAGTATATCTGTCATCTGCGCATGGTGAATACCAAAGAGCCAGTATTAGCATTATATATGCTACGGATGAAGAAATATCTATGAAATTGCTCGTTTGACATTTCCTGGAATTAACTGAAAGTTAAAAAAACATTCCAGTGGAAGTTCAAAAACTGGGGAAAAATGAGTCCACATGAAGTGCAATAAAAAAGCGGAACAAGTAAGGATGCTGCATGAGTACAAAGTGATGAGTTCTTGTTACGACGCAATGCATGAAGGAAACACTTCTAGAAGGAAGTAGCAGTTATACTACTTGAACCCCGAAGAGCATTTCAGGATCGAGATATTATTCAAGATTAACATACAAGGAGGTATGTACATACATATTTGTCTTGGCATGATGTCGGTCATGCTTGAATCTCCACGGTTCATAAGGATACATCAATGGCATGAATGCTAAGGTTCCAACGATATCTTCCACCAACTTATTCCTTGAAAATGATTTGTGAGCACAATCATGACCTATGAcaaaaaactttacaaaaacATCATTTAGAATGTGGAGAAACCACCAAGATACAAATACGCGCACATTCACACACAAGCTTTAGAGAGCAAGGGAGGGAGCTAACCCCAGTCACTGCTGTGCCAGTCCAAGCCCAAGCCAAGGGAAGAAGATACCATGGAGACTTTGCAATGAAAAATAGACCCAGTGCGTAAGAAGTAACTGATATTAAAACTGATGTCCAAGCCTTTATATCATTGATTTCAAATACCTAGCAATAGCCAAACTTGCGTAAGAATTTGTGCAAATAGAACAACAAAAGCATGCTGGTGTTGGCAGCTGGCACCTCTTTAGGTAGAGTATCCATGACGTCTTTAAGAGTGACACTATCTGGCAGTTCTTCTCCAATTTGTGTGAACCCAAAATCTTCAGCCATTTGCTTCCTTGTTTCCTCATCATCTAATATTGGTGGAGCAACAGGCAGGACTGCTGCTTGCAAGCCTCCTCTTTGATTCGATGGTAAAAAATGGTGGCAGCTTCTTCTGTTATATACAACAGCTCTCTTCACAAATAAATTACCTGATGAAAAAAAGAATATAACATCTTCATAGGGAAAGCTGTTGAATGGAAATGAGGAAGATAACAATTCTCACTAAGATAAACTCCAATGAGCCAAACAACGAGCCAAGTTATCTACGTCTATGGTATAATTTATTGGCTTTAAACTTTAATACCTCATCCTGCTTTAATACAATAAATTCTCAGGATGCAAATTACATTGCATTTTTTAAATTTGCATTAACGCAGACTATGGGATTGGAATTCAATTACAAATTACGGCTTAGACAGACCTTAGACCCTGTCTCGGGAGCTGCCAGATTGTGAAACTGGTATCACAAATCGTTTCCAATTGAGTACTACTCTATGGCAGGCAACCTAAAGGTTAGCTTGAAGATAACAACCAACAACCAGCTACAACCACTCAAAGGCCAACATTTTGACCAATAACTCAGCCCACCAATGCAGAATCCAGTACCACACGACGCCACGAGCCAGTCCTAACAGTAACAGTTAAAGTAGTCAGTTACGCGAGAAGAAGCGTACCtgccggagctccggcggctgcTCTCCGCGGCAGCAATCTACTGGACGGCACCTGAACAGCAGCAACCAAAGCCAGGTAAGCGCCTCGGAGGAGTTAGAGCGAACAAGCGGTGGGCATTGTAATTTCGAACGGGTCCAGGCACACTGAAGCACGcattctgaaaaaaattggCATATACTAGTATGACTGAATGAAAGAAAGCGGAGAGCGCCGTCCTCCTACCCGCAGGGAGGGGAGCTGCAGCACGGGGCCGGCGGAgacgccgctcgccgtcgccatccCCCCCTCTCCGTGGCGTGCAGGCGAGGAGCGCGGGGGCGGTGGTGACTGGCGAGTGGCGAGAGCTGCGGACACCGCGGTTTGGATGGACGGGGTGCGGTGCGGGCGGCTTTGGCGGCTGAGAGAGAGAGGCTGAGGCGAGCGCACGCCGTGGGCCGCAGCGATGGGACCGGTCGGCTCGGTCCAGCAGCGCCGCGGGCCTGCCGCTGCGCCAACAGCCacacgccgcgccggccggcgatGAGCGCCGCGCAGGCGGTTGGGGGATTTGGGCAGAGGAAAAAGACAGGCGGCGCAGCCTGGCCTCGGGCTGGTGTTGTGGGTCCCCCCGGGAAGTCGGCGACGGCGAAGTCCGTCAGGCCCATGATGTCGGCCGGGGTGGGTGGGGGTGGTGCCGACGTGCCGTGGTGGTCGTCAAGCTGCTCGGCTGACGGTGAggaggccgcgcgcgcgcctggTGGTGGGATCTGGGCCTGTTTGAGAGGATGACGGGCCGAGCGAAGAGAGAAGGCCTGCGAGCGAGGTGTGCGCAAGGCCGAAACGTCACAGCCAGGCCCGCAGTAGATTTTCTGCAGTGACACTTTTACACTCACTGGTCAATCTGCAAGGGGGCCGGAGCGGAGCGCCCCTAAATGCAACCCGCCGATCCTCCCGTGGTAGAGCAGGTTCTGGGGTCGAACCGCTCCCTCGAAATGGCTGCCCCGCCAGACCCACGGGTAGCCAGGGGCCGACCCCTTTCGCACTGCTACATGTATCGCCTAACAAATAATTAAACATTCAGCTGCACGTATCGCCCATCGTCACATGTTAcatgctagctgctgctgagTGCTAATCTCCACATGTATCGCCCATCGTCTACACGTTGCAGACTAGCTGCTGCTAAGTGCTGATCTCTCATGTGCCAACAAAGCAGCCAACAAATAAAACGAGCTCTGCATCATATTTGTCCAAAGACtaaacaagcaagcaataaaatagaaaaaaaatctctAGACATTGCTTTCACCTTCATACATGGATTTGTATATTTAATGATTAAACATAGAAgatgaacaaaataaaaaatatccaAAAAGAGATTGGAGCTGAATACTGAAAAGAGGTAGACAGTACAAACTTTATAAAGCTATACAAACTTTATAAAGCTACTCTCTTAGACATTCAAGGTCAGCATAGATTGCAGAATAAATTGAAGTACAGGGACAACATCTTGGTGGAAAGATTTGCTCAAACTGTTGGACTCTTACAAACAGAAGATGGCTCAAGTCTCTGTCAAGAATGGAAGCACGGTTGTATACTAGGGACCTGTTGGACCGCTGTGGAATGGAACTGGAATCTTCCCAGGAGCTCGCTTCAGAAGCCGGCCATGGTTACCAAGCaactgaacaaaaaaaaatacatgaacGAAATCAGATTACTTGCACTGGCTGACGGCTGAAATGACTTACTCCAGAAAAATATTTTGAAGCAATCAATACAAGTGACTCCTGAGAATCTTTGTCTCATACTACTTTGAGTTACTGGTTTCCGTTCTAACAAGACAATTTCAATATGTTCTCTCTATAGCCATTTCATATACATATTTTACAGCAGAGCTCTCCCCTATTGCTGCCCTCtagataaaaataaataaatgcaatcaACTCATTCAGAAAGGTCATTGCATGGCGGTTAAAGTAAATACAGAAAGGTACCAACACAGAAAATGGGAAATAGTTCCAAATTCCTGACTAACCAAGAACTGTTGATGCATCAAGCATAACAGATGTTTAAACTCATACAAACTTCACTAGCAAGAACTGTTGATTGTTGACAATGCACATCTTGACATCTAGAAAATATCAAAATTAAATGTACCTCACCTGTAAGACCAGCCATACCTGCCAGAGAAACAATGATCAGTACTTAAGTAAATAACAAGCCATCATAAATTGCAATCAGCAATTCTGCGCAATGATCAGGATTTCATCTTTGTAACAGAAGAGAAAGCAGCATGCAGATGTAAAAGAATAAAGTGACAAGGCTGAACACTGATAGATTACCTAATTGCAGTTTCATGTATTATCTTTGGGCATTATCAAGTCATTGATAGATGACATACTGAACTCTATATTTTTACCTTCCGCCCTGAACCAATCCTGAGTGCAAATGAGTGCTTCTACTGTCTCAGGCAGTAAGCTGCTACGAAAATCATTGATTATTTTTTTACTAGTGCTAAAAGCTGATTCAGAAGCCACAGAAGATGCTGGAATGGCCAACAGATCCCTTGCTATACATGCAAGAGTGGGATACTTGACTGCATTACCCATCCACCACTTCAAGATGTCAAATTCTGAAGAACGCGGAACTGGGTTCTCCTCCAAATATCTATCCAGTTCTGTTGTCTTCTATGACTGAAGATCATGACTAAGCTGCCTATCCCAAGCTGCCCATGGATCCGTCTTCATGGAAGGCATTTCATGATTGTTGGATCCCAAGTGGCCCATAGATGGAACATCTGGCTCTTTTCCTTTAAAAGAATATGTTTGAAACAACTCACGAACTAGATTTTCCACTCTATCAAATCTTTGCTTGGCTTTGGTTCCAAATGATTCACGAAAAAGGAAGTCTATGAATTTGAGCTTATACCTTGGGTCAAAGATAACGGGCACACAGAGTAATACATATGACTTGTTCCAGTAtttgttgaatttcttcttcattGCCTTCAAGACCACGGCAAGTTCAGTATCTTCAATCGATAGCTCCTGCTCCAAAGCTAACTTGATCTTCCACATTTCATGGAAATAGAGATTAGAAGTAGAATATTGGATGCCAGAAACAATGGTTGCACCCTTAAAGACCTGCAGCAGCCTACAAAGGACCGCAGCCTTCTTCCACTCATCCGAAGACGGTGCATATGTGTACTTTTGATCCTCACTTTTTAACTTCTCAAAGGCTACCTTGAACTTTAAGGCTGTTTCAAGCATCGACAGTGTTGAGTTCCATCTTGTAACAACAGCAAGCCCTGGCGTCTTCATACATGTGAGTCCTTCTTGGGCAATTATTTCCTTGAACATCTGTTTTCTTGATTGTGAACCACGGATATACTTCACACTTTCACGAATGTTCACAATAACCGATTCCACGACTCGAAGTCCATCCTTGACAATAAGATTTATGACATGCCCAGCACACCGATGGTGAAGCAATTTGCCTTCTGCTGGTAGAAAATTCTTATCCACAAGATTTTTCCTCAACAAGTCAATCATTGTATTATTTGCTGCAACATTATCAAGAGTAATCCCAAACAGCCTATCTTCAATTGACCAATCTTGAATGCAGTTTTGGATATTGTTGAAAAGCTCAACTCCGGTGTGTGGTGTTTTAACATCAATGAACTTAATTATCCTTTTCTGCAATTTCCACTCAGCATCAATGAAGTGACATGTTACAACAATGTAACCTAATGTCTGATTGCTTGTCCACATATCTGTAGTGAGAGAGAACCTACAGTTTTCATTTTGCAATGTCTCTTTAAGTGCAGCTTTTTTCTCATGAAAGACTTTCATGCATTCATTTTTGGTTGTAGTTCTGCATGGGACCTTGAATAGTGGGTTTAGACTTGACACAAAGCTTCTAAATCCATCATATTCTGTAACGAGAAATGGAAACCCATGTAAGGATATCATTCGCATAAGCTCTTTTCGTGATACATCTGGGTCATAGCTCCAATCCTTCAAACGACTACCACATGGAGATCTTAATGTGGAGCTCAAGTCTTGCACAATCCTAAGATTTCTAGTCCGTTTTTTACATCTTTTCAAATGGGTCAGAAGAGAACTTGTCCCTGCACCTCGTTTGGCAGCCATCAGAGTATCACAATGTTTGCACCTTCCTTGCACAACTACCCCATCTTCGAGTACTGGTTCAAATTCTTTCCAACATTGGGATCTGAATTTTTTAGTTGCCCTTTCTATTGCTGCTCTAACAGATGGATCAGTGCCCTCAGATTGGTGAAGACTATTGTCAACCTCAATATCACACATATCAATATCTTCGTTGAAACCTATTGCAAAATGGGCAATGCTATCACATAGCTCTAGCATTGGTTCAAAATAAAATACAGCTCCAGCTAGTTAATCTTTGTTTAGCGTGTGCAATACTCATCCTAAATCCACTAATTGGATTCATATGCTACAGCCAGCAGCTCGTATATAAATAAATAGCTCATACTCACCAACAGATGTTGTAGGTGAAGTGACAAGCTCCGGGGACCCCCCACGGTATGTTGTTGCGAGATCAGCACTCTCACGATTGAATGGTAGTCCGGAGAAGCTTGAggtagaaaaagtttttttttgttagtgCAATAAAGAACTAAAAATGTTAACCTAAGGAAGTTGAGCACTTAAGTAATGCAACCAACAGAAATGTTACTTTATATGCAGCAACTAAGAGTGACTCATAATGTCAAGAACTCTTAACATGCTATTTGCTTTGACTACTTTCTTTCGTTTATCTGCCACTGGATATCCTACCTTGGGCCATTTTCTGTTCATTTTTCTGTGCAACCAAACATCAAGAAATTGCTATTGGAAAAAGACATTTAGCATCTGAAGGAAAGGTTTCTGCAGATATCTCACCATGGATCACCATGCGATGAGAGAGGGGTGGGATCCAAGCTTTGGGAATTCTCCTTGTGGCGGCGAGGTGATGGACTCGGGGCTACTTGGTCCGAAGGCAATACCAATGGCGACGAAGGTCCTGCGGCCATCGAGACCGCTGCAGGAAAGCTTCGCTCTTGCTGACGATGGGATCCGAGACCGagaggcggcgggggcgacaACTCCATCACGGAGGTAGCTCTTGAGATTCGAGACCAAGCAGCTAGCTGCAAGAGGCGCGAGGGGCTCTTCTTGTAAAAGTATTGTCTTTGCATCAAGAAGATAATCGATCAGGTACAAGCTCATAGCAAAACAATTTGTATAAGAGACTGATCTCATTGCAACAATATTCCTGAAGCAGTTTTCAGTAGAATTAAGCATAGAACTTTTATATCATCTGTGTCACAATGTAAAACATATTGTCATCAACGTCCTGGAAAACTAAATTCGGTCCAATTCAAGGCGTGTATCTTTTAATTGAAGAGTGTACTAGTTCAGAAGATTAGCTGAGTCCACAACAGTTCACAACAGTTTGATTTTGATCTGAGTTCTGCATTGGTTGGGTAGGTGTTGAAATTTGGAAAGTGTAACTAATAATGCTGTAATTAGTTCATTGTTTGTTCAGGTATTGAAATTTGGAAAGTCTAATTGTTTGTGTGTGTAACTAATAATGCTGTACTACTACAAATTAGAGCGCTTAATTAATCCAGCTCTGCAACCGTTGATCATTATTATACCTCGAGGAGGAGGTTGCGAGGGAACTGCTTGACGGAGAGCACGTCGGCGACGATGGTGTCGGGG carries:
- the LOC120712480 gene encoding omega-6 fatty acid desaturase, chloroplastic-like isoform X1, with product MATASGVSAGPVLQLPSLRVPSSRLLPRRAAAGAPAGNLFVKRAVVYNRRSCHHFLPSNQRGGLQAAVLPVAPPILDDEETRKQMAEDFGFTQIGEELPDSVTLKDVMDTLPKEVFEINDIKAWTSVLISVTSYALGLFFIAKSPWYLLPLAWAWTGTAVTGFFVIGHDCAHKSFSRNKLVEDIVGTLAFMPLMYPYEPWRFKHDRHHAKTNMLIEDTAWQPVWQKEIESSPLLRKAIIFGYGPIRPWMSIAHWLIWHFDLKKFRPNEVPRVKISLACVFAFMAIGWPLIILKSGLAGWFKFWFMPWMVYHFWMSTFTMVHHTAPHIPFKSSDEWNAAQAQLNGTVHCNYPQWIEILCHDINVHVPHHISPRIPSYNLRAAYDSIKQNWGKYVNEANWNWRLMKTILTRCHVYDKERYYVPFDELAPEESLPIKFLRKFMPDYA
- the LOC120712479 gene encoding NADP-dependent glyceraldehyde-3-phosphate dehydrogenase; the protein is MALAGTGAFAEILDGDVYKYYADGEWRASASGKSVAIVNPTTRKTQYRVQACTQEEVNKVMEAAKVAQKAWARTPLWKRAELLHKAAAILKEHKAPIAECLVKEIAKPAKDAISEVVRSGDLVSYTAEEGVRILGEGKLLVSDSFPGNERNKYCLSSKIPLGVVLAIPPFNYPVNLAVSKIGPALIAGNSLVLKPPTQGAVAALHMVHCFHLAGFPKGLISCVTGKGSEIGDFLTMHPGVNCISFTGGDTGIAISKKAGMVPLQMELGGKDACIVLEDADLDLVAANIVKGGFSYSGQRCTAVKVVLIMESIADAVVEKVNAKLAKLKVGPPEDDCDITPVVTESSANFIEGLVMDAKEKGATFCQEYRREGNLIWPLLLDHVRPDMRIAWEEPFGPILPVIRINSVEEGIHHCNASNFGLQGCVFTRDINKAILISDAMETGTVQINSAPARGPDHFPFQGLKDSGIGSQGITNSINMMTKVKSTVINLPSPSYTMG
- the LOC120712480 gene encoding omega-6 fatty acid desaturase, chloroplastic-like isoform X2 — encoded protein: MATASGVSAGPVLQLPSLRVPSSRLLPRRAAAGAPAGNLFVKRAVVYNRRSCHHFLPSNQRGGLQAAVLPVAPPILDDEETRKQMAEDFGFTQIGEELPDSVTLKDVMDTLPKEVFEINDIKAWTSVLISVTSYALGLFFIAKSPWYLLPLAWAWTGTAVTGFFVIGHDCAHKSFSRNKLVEDIVGTLAFMPLMYPYEPWRFKHDRHHAKTNMLIEDTAWQPVWQKEIESSPLLRKAIIFGYGPIRPWMSIAHWLIWHFDLKKFRPNEVPRVKISLACVFAFMAIGWPLIILKSGLAGWFKFWFMPWMVYHFWMSTFTMVHHTAPHIPFKSSDEWNAAQAQLNGTVHCNYPQCMSMKPTGIGD